In a single window of the Saccharothrix australiensis genome:
- a CDS encoding polysaccharide lyase family 7 protein: MRKILALTAAFSLLATGSAAAALPVSEVTASDDDGNVAANVLDDDLGTRWSAEGDGAWIRFDLGAVRTVSALDIAWHKGDTRTSLFDVQTSDDGTAWRTSASGVTSRKTLRQERYDIPDASARYVRIVGHGNSSGNGWNSITEVDVQESGAPQPCGDTPAELLDLRNWKVTLPVDNPDKEGTQPLEITQPRLADYALDPWFVVDEKCEGVRFRAPVNGVTTPNSKNPRSELREMNGSSLASWSAKSGKHTMVIDQAITALPKQRPYVVAGQIHDSSDDVTVFRLEGEKLWLTKGDTTHHKLITDNYVLGTRFEAKFEVSGGEVRAFYNGRPVGAIDADFTGGYFKAGAYTQANCGNSTPCSSKNFGQVTVYGVTVTHS; the protein is encoded by the coding sequence ATGAGGAAGATCCTGGCGCTCACGGCCGCGTTCTCGCTGCTGGCGACCGGCTCCGCGGCGGCCGCGTTGCCGGTGAGCGAGGTGACCGCGAGCGACGACGACGGCAACGTGGCCGCGAACGTGCTCGACGACGACCTGGGCACCCGGTGGTCGGCGGAGGGTGACGGGGCGTGGATCCGCTTCGACCTCGGCGCCGTGAGGACGGTGTCGGCACTGGACATCGCGTGGCACAAGGGGGACACCCGGACGTCGCTGTTCGACGTGCAGACCTCCGACGACGGCACCGCCTGGCGCACCTCCGCGTCGGGCGTGACCAGCAGGAAGACGTTGCGGCAGGAGCGGTACGACATTCCCGACGCCTCGGCGCGGTACGTGCGGATCGTGGGGCACGGCAACTCGTCCGGCAACGGCTGGAACTCGATCACCGAGGTGGACGTCCAGGAGTCCGGCGCGCCGCAGCCCTGCGGCGACACGCCCGCGGAGCTGCTGGACCTGCGGAACTGGAAGGTCACGCTGCCGGTCGACAACCCGGACAAGGAGGGCACGCAGCCGCTGGAGATCACCCAGCCGCGACTGGCCGACTACGCGCTCGACCCGTGGTTCGTCGTCGACGAGAAATGCGAGGGTGTCCGGTTCCGCGCACCGGTGAACGGTGTGACGACCCCGAACAGCAAGAATCCCCGCTCCGAGTTGCGCGAGATGAACGGTTCGAGCCTCGCGAGCTGGTCCGCCAAGTCCGGCAAGCACACGATGGTGATCGACCAGGCGATCACCGCACTGCCGAAACAGCGCCCGTACGTGGTGGCCGGTCAGATCCACGACTCCAGCGACGACGTCACGGTATTCCGGCTCGAAGGCGAAAAGCTGTGGTTGACCAAGGGCGACACCACCCACCACAAGCTCATCACCGACAACTACGTGCTCGGTACCCGGTTCGAGGCGAAGTTCGAGGTCAGCGGCGGTGAGGTGCGGGCGTTCTACAACGGGCGACCGGTCGGCGCCATCGACGCCGACTTCACCGGCGGCTACTTCAAGGCGGGCGCCTACACCCAGGCCAACTGCGGCAATTCCACACCGTGCAGCAGCAAGAACTTCGGGCAGGTAACGGTGTACGGGGTCACCGTGACGCATTCTTGA
- a CDS encoding serine/threonine-protein kinase — translation MRTGDMVDGRYRLEDARGSGSGGTVWTAFDTKLKRKVALKRPHGAVSAEERRQLRREAEIAAQVHHPNLIAVHDCVDDGWLVMEHMAADSLDKAIVEGPLPPERVARIAMQVAGALAALHAHRIVHRDVKPANILLGDDDLAKLADFGISIWHEVTGADDGRISGTPAYTAPEVAGGSAAREPSDVFSLGATMYAALKGEPPFGTGDAAAVLARARDGDIAVPDGVLAPLMTEMLDRRPQRRPTAAEVRRRLGEIVGDWAPPPPPPVPAPFWRRRRFRLVGAGLAVVGLAAAAVAVAWPKPGPDSLVGDERTAEPCALLRASDFGEFGPPELAPDRGNFNRCDVLIDVRAKEKIDVEVQLTTLVSQQRDATWPTLSAPPFEVLEVPSDDDSECNRLVLVDDRYGVRVTAGLDDSPKDLCRIADVAVGTVRKVLGEGPIPRRGEDFPPGSAARIDACGLLPDDALPGLTGRVDVFGGWSCKWYTAITDSKVHVRYDQHASRSRITGQLRAVDGREAYVEDADGECTYRVPHHPSNRPERARVDVLMVTVADDQPADRRCGTAEQLTKVAAANMNR, via the coding sequence GTGCGCACGGGCGATATGGTCGACGGCCGTTACCGGCTCGAAGACGCGAGGGGTTCGGGATCGGGTGGCACGGTCTGGACCGCGTTCGACACGAAGCTGAAGCGGAAGGTCGCGCTCAAGCGCCCGCACGGGGCGGTGAGCGCGGAGGAACGCCGGCAGCTGCGGCGGGAAGCCGAGATCGCGGCCCAGGTGCACCACCCGAACCTCATCGCGGTCCACGACTGCGTCGACGACGGCTGGCTGGTCATGGAGCACATGGCGGCGGACAGCCTCGACAAGGCCATCGTCGAGGGCCCGCTGCCGCCGGAGCGGGTCGCCCGGATCGCCATGCAGGTGGCGGGCGCGCTCGCGGCGCTGCACGCGCACCGGATCGTGCACCGCGACGTGAAGCCGGCCAACATCCTGCTCGGCGACGACGACCTGGCGAAGCTCGCCGACTTCGGCATCTCCATCTGGCACGAGGTCACCGGCGCGGACGACGGGCGGATCAGCGGCACGCCCGCCTACACCGCGCCGGAGGTCGCGGGCGGGTCCGCCGCCCGCGAGCCGTCGGACGTGTTCTCGCTCGGCGCGACGATGTACGCGGCGCTGAAGGGGGAACCGCCGTTCGGCACCGGTGACGCGGCCGCGGTGCTCGCCCGCGCCCGCGATGGCGACATCGCGGTGCCGGACGGCGTGCTCGCGCCGCTGATGACCGAGATGCTGGACCGCAGGCCCCAACGGCGGCCGACCGCGGCGGAGGTGCGGCGGCGGCTGGGTGAGATCGTCGGCGACTGGGCGCCACCACCCCCGCCACCCGTCCCCGCGCCGTTCTGGCGTCGCCGCCGCTTCCGGCTGGTCGGCGCGGGTTTGGCCGTCGTCGGCCTGGCGGCCGCGGCGGTGGCCGTGGCGTGGCCGAAACCCGGCCCCGACAGCCTCGTCGGCGACGAGCGCACCGCCGAGCCGTGCGCGCTGCTCCGCGCGAGCGACTTCGGCGAGTTCGGCCCACCGGAGCTCGCACCCGACCGGGGCAACTTCAACCGCTGCGACGTGCTCATCGACGTGCGGGCGAAGGAGAAGATCGACGTCGAGGTCCAGTTGACGACCCTGGTGTCACAGCAGCGGGACGCGACCTGGCCCACCCTCTCGGCACCGCCGTTCGAGGTGCTGGAGGTCCCGTCGGACGACGACTCGGAGTGCAACCGCCTGGTGCTGGTCGACGACAGGTACGGGGTCAGGGTGACCGCCGGGCTGGACGACTCGCCGAAGGACCTGTGCCGCATCGCCGACGTCGCGGTGGGCACCGTGCGGAAGGTGCTCGGCGAAGGCCCGATCCCCCGGCGTGGTGAGGACTTCCCGCCGGGGTCGGCGGCGCGCATCGACGCCTGCGGACTGCTGCCGGACGACGCGCTGCCGGGCCTGACCGGCCGTGTCGACGTGTTCGGCGGCTGGTCGTGCAAGTGGTACACGGCGATCACCGACTCCAAGGTCCACGTGCGTTACGACCAGCACGCCAGCCGCTCCAGGATCACGGGACAGCTGAGGGCCGTGGACGGCCGCGAGGCGTACGTCGAGGATGCCGACGGCGAGTGCACCTACCGGGTGCCCCACCACCCGTCGAACCGGCCCGAGCGCGCCCGGGTGGACGTGCTGATGGTGACGGTGGCGGACGACCAGCCCGCGGACCGGCGGTGCGGCACCGCCGAGCAGTTGACGAAGGTCGCGGCGGCCAACATGAACCGCTGA
- a CDS encoding MBL fold metallo-hydrolase encodes MTSTGTTTEQFPVRVLGGPTALFTYGGLTFLTDPTFDDPGTYGEGTGRELAKTAPPAATPAELGRVDVVLLSHDEHPDNLDHAGRALLADVPLTLTTPGGGQRLGGSAKGLADWETVELPRPGGGAVTVTAVPAVHGPGAREEVEPVTGQVVGFVLTAPDLPAVYVSGDNASLDAVRQVAERFTAIDTAILFAGAPRIPVVFDGAALVLDSASAAEATRILDARRVVPVHCTGWSHFSEGLDELVAAFTAAGLADRLDLG; translated from the coding sequence GTGACATCCACCGGCACGACCACCGAGCAGTTCCCCGTCCGCGTGCTGGGCGGCCCGACCGCCTTGTTCACCTACGGCGGCCTGACCTTCCTCACCGACCCGACGTTCGACGACCCCGGCACCTACGGGGAGGGCACCGGCCGTGAACTCGCCAAGACCGCGCCACCCGCGGCCACCCCCGCCGAATTGGGCCGCGTCGACGTCGTCCTGCTGTCCCACGACGAGCACCCGGACAACCTCGACCACGCCGGCCGCGCGCTGCTCGCCGACGTGCCCCTCACCCTGACCACCCCCGGCGGCGGGCAGCGGCTGGGCGGGTCCGCGAAGGGGCTGGCGGACTGGGAGACCGTCGAGCTGCCCCGGCCAGGCGGCGGCGCGGTCACCGTGACGGCGGTGCCCGCCGTGCACGGTCCCGGCGCCCGCGAGGAGGTCGAACCCGTCACCGGCCAGGTCGTCGGGTTCGTGCTGACCGCGCCGGACCTGCCCGCGGTCTACGTCAGCGGCGACAACGCCTCCCTCGACGCGGTCCGGCAGGTCGCCGAGCGCTTCACCGCGATCGACACGGCGATCCTGTTCGCCGGCGCGCCGCGCATCCCGGTCGTGTTCGACGGCGCGGCACTCGTCCTCGACAGCGCGTCGGCCGCCGAGGCCACCCGCATCCTCGACGCCCGCCGCGTGGTCCCGGTCCACTGCACCGGCTGGAGCCACTTCTCCGAGGGGCTCGACGAACTGGTGGCCGCCTTCACCGCGGCCGGGCTGGCCGACCGCCTCGACCTGGGCTGA
- a CDS encoding ABATE domain-containing protein: MHEDVEPAVPPAPGAEQYPALDFANSAVALPGGQYADRLGTPASADRWLADRGLAPENAGLAEMCTSQLRSLREQIRSLFAARVAGVPALPAAVAAVNDALTRVPTAALLLWDDKTGPRRAAPHPVDQILDHALAALAADAADLLTGPDAARLTACGSPPCNRFLLRHGRRHWCSTRCGDRARAARAYARRTRPADG; the protein is encoded by the coding sequence ATGCATGAGGACGTCGAGCCCGCGGTCCCGCCCGCACCGGGCGCGGAGCAGTACCCGGCGCTGGACTTCGCCAACAGCGCGGTGGCGCTGCCCGGCGGGCAGTACGCCGACCGGCTCGGCACGCCCGCGTCCGCCGACCGGTGGCTCGCCGACCGGGGTCTCGCGCCGGAGAACGCCGGCCTGGCCGAGATGTGCACGTCCCAGCTCCGCTCGCTGCGCGAACAGATCAGGTCGCTGTTCGCCGCGCGGGTGGCCGGCGTGCCCGCGCTGCCCGCGGCGGTGGCCGCGGTCAACGACGCGCTCACCAGGGTCCCGACCGCGGCCCTGCTGCTGTGGGACGACAAGACCGGCCCGCGCCGCGCGGCGCCGCACCCGGTCGACCAGATCCTCGACCACGCCCTGGCGGCGCTGGCGGCCGACGCGGCGGACCTGCTCACCGGCCCGGACGCGGCACGGCTGACCGCGTGCGGCTCCCCGCCCTGCAACCGCTTCCTGCTGCGCCACGGCCGCCGGCACTGGTGCTCGACCCGGTGCGGCGACCGCGCGCGGGCGGCCCGCGCCTACGCCCGCCGCACCCGCCCGGCGGACGGCTGA
- a CDS encoding metallophosphoesterase family protein, whose amino-acid sequence MKVAVVSDTHAPRRWKSCPPAVAEHLRDADLILHAGDVCVAPVLAELERFAPVVAVLGNNDGPDVAAWGAPEAVELELAGLRVAMIHDSGQAKGRTARMRRRFPTADLVVFGHSHIPLDETGDGVRVFNPGSPTDRRRQPHGTIGLLDIHDGRLVDARIVPVT is encoded by the coding sequence ATGAAGGTCGCCGTCGTGTCCGACACCCACGCGCCCCGCCGGTGGAAGTCCTGCCCGCCCGCGGTGGCCGAGCACCTGCGGGACGCGGACCTGATCCTGCACGCCGGCGACGTGTGCGTGGCACCGGTCCTGGCCGAGTTGGAGCGGTTCGCCCCGGTCGTCGCGGTCCTGGGCAACAACGACGGGCCGGACGTCGCGGCGTGGGGCGCGCCGGAGGCGGTGGAGCTGGAGCTGGCCGGCCTGCGCGTCGCGATGATCCACGACAGCGGCCAGGCCAAGGGCCGCACGGCCCGGATGCGCCGCCGCTTCCCGACCGCCGACCTGGTGGTGTTCGGCCACTCCCACATCCCGCTGGACGAGACGGGCGACGGCGTCCGGGTGTTCAACCCGGGCTCACCCACCGACCGCCGCCGCCAACCGCACGGCACCATCGGCCTGCTCGACATCCACGACGGCCGCCTGGTGGACGCCCGCATCGTGCCGGTCACCTGA
- a CDS encoding DUF3558 domain-containing protein, which translates to MIRTRSRIPLAAVLVAVLSACTTQVAGSPVPVPNPTPVKPVPTAANLLGDLPSFDPCSLVEPADLAPHGTPAPAKPDSLDHCPFTVTTASNAKLDVTVGLLDRLDSEGEIQAQYKPYRDLRIAVEREDPTRCARRVVFTDLVTLTVAVDNFGADKTSARELCGIADHVVRLVADRVLDKEVGHRTFPARSLGRVDPCSSVSSATAAKVPGMTSPKVKPYPAAHQCRWSKDGSAQPPRLRVTYAVGVPTVPDGRTKTAEDVGGRPTTISKSSSSSLALCAAETAHIPVDGGEGLHELAFVTVNLPTGSQVEDACAAAKAIAAEVWSHLPK; encoded by the coding sequence ATGATCAGGACGCGTAGCCGGATCCCGCTCGCGGCGGTGCTCGTCGCGGTGCTGAGCGCGTGCACCACCCAGGTCGCCGGATCGCCGGTGCCCGTGCCGAACCCGACACCCGTGAAGCCGGTGCCCACCGCCGCGAACCTGCTCGGCGACCTGCCGTCCTTCGACCCGTGCAGCCTGGTCGAACCCGCCGACCTGGCCCCGCACGGCACGCCCGCGCCCGCCAAGCCGGACTCGCTCGACCACTGCCCGTTCACGGTCACCACGGCGTCGAACGCCAAGCTGGACGTCACCGTGGGCCTGCTCGACCGGCTCGACTCCGAGGGCGAGATCCAGGCCCAGTACAAGCCGTACCGGGACCTGCGCATCGCCGTCGAGCGGGAGGACCCGACCCGCTGCGCCCGGCGGGTGGTGTTCACCGACCTGGTGACGCTGACGGTCGCGGTGGACAACTTCGGCGCGGACAAGACCTCCGCCCGAGAGCTGTGCGGCATCGCCGACCACGTCGTCCGGCTCGTCGCGGACCGGGTGCTGGACAAGGAGGTCGGGCACCGCACGTTCCCGGCCCGGTCGCTGGGCCGCGTCGACCCGTGCTCCTCGGTGTCGAGCGCGACGGCGGCCAAGGTGCCGGGCATGACGTCGCCGAAGGTCAAGCCCTACCCGGCGGCGCACCAGTGCCGGTGGAGCAAGGACGGCTCCGCGCAGCCGCCGCGGCTGCGCGTCACGTACGCGGTGGGCGTGCCCACGGTTCCGGACGGCCGGACCAAGACGGCGGAGGACGTCGGCGGGCGCCCCACCACGATCAGCAAGTCGTCCTCGTCGTCCCTCGCGCTGTGCGCGGCCGAGACCGCGCACATCCCGGTCGACGGTGGCGAGGGCCTGCACGAGCTGGCGTTCGTGACCGTCAACCTGCCGACGGGCAGCCAGGTCGAGGACGCGTGTGCCGCGGCCAAGGCGATCGCGGCGGAGGTCTGGTCCCACCTGCCGAAGTGA
- a CDS encoding phosphoribosylanthranilate isomerase: protein MYVKLCGLRTTADVATAVDAGADAVGFVFSPSARQVDPATAGRLVREVPPHVLSIGVFSGVPAAEVRRLAVESGVGAVQLHGAYPKAAFDEVSTSGLPLVRAVALTPGTDVRVGAHGEEMLLLDSPVPGSGERWDLTALDGARPEGRWLLAGGLGVRNVAEAVARARPWGVDVSSGIESSRGVKDHGLMREFVAAARNG from the coding sequence ATGTACGTGAAGCTGTGCGGGCTGCGCACCACCGCCGACGTCGCGACCGCCGTCGACGCCGGGGCCGACGCGGTCGGGTTCGTCTTCAGCCCCAGCGCCCGGCAGGTCGACCCGGCGACGGCGGGACGGCTCGTGCGCGAGGTCCCGCCGCACGTGCTGTCCATCGGCGTGTTCAGCGGGGTGCCTGCGGCGGAGGTGCGGCGGCTCGCCGTCGAGTCCGGTGTCGGCGCGGTCCAGTTGCACGGCGCCTACCCGAAGGCCGCCTTCGACGAGGTCTCGACCTCGGGCCTGCCGCTGGTGCGGGCCGTCGCGCTGACACCGGGCACCGACGTGCGGGTCGGCGCGCACGGCGAGGAGATGCTGCTGCTGGACTCCCCGGTGCCCGGCTCCGGTGAGCGGTGGGACCTGACCGCGCTCGACGGCGCGCGGCCCGAGGGCCGGTGGCTGCTCGCGGGCGGCCTGGGCGTGCGCAACGTGGCCGAGGCCGTCGCCCGCGCCCGTCCGTGGGGTGTCGACGTGTCCAGCGGCATCGAGTCGAGCCGGGGCGTCAAGGACCACGGCCTGATGCGCGAGTTCGTCGCCGCCGCGCGCAACGGGTGA
- a CDS encoding PaaX family transcriptional regulator C-terminal domain-containing protein gives MTPEIALRPLTARSVVLSVLLGTHPPELPARDLVRVATLFDISDTALRVALTRMVAAGDLTRVDATYRLSERLVARQRRQDDAVEPSTTDWDGTWEVLAVTATGRGAADRAALRARLAALRLAELREGVWVRPANLRRARTDDLDGVVQRFRARPETDHGYLARGLWDLDGWSAHATALLGAFEAADRARDRFTVAAAAVRHLLADPVLPAALLPRSWPAAGLRAAYHRYRAEFADLTRVTRHG, from the coding sequence GTGACGCCGGAAATCGCACTGCGACCGCTGACCGCGCGGTCGGTCGTGCTCAGCGTGCTGCTCGGCACGCATCCCCCGGAGCTGCCGGCGCGCGACCTGGTCCGCGTCGCGACCCTGTTCGACATCAGCGACACCGCGTTGCGCGTCGCCCTCACCCGCATGGTGGCGGCCGGCGACCTCACCCGCGTCGACGCGACCTACCGCCTGAGCGAACGGCTCGTGGCGCGGCAGCGGCGGCAGGACGACGCGGTCGAGCCGAGCACCACCGACTGGGACGGCACGTGGGAGGTCCTCGCCGTGACGGCGACCGGGCGCGGCGCGGCCGACCGGGCGGCGCTGCGGGCCCGGCTGGCGGCGCTGCGCCTGGCCGAACTGCGGGAAGGCGTGTGGGTGCGGCCCGCGAACCTGCGGCGCGCGCGGACCGACGACCTCGACGGGGTCGTGCAGCGGTTCCGGGCGCGCCCGGAGACCGACCACGGGTACCTGGCGCGCGGGCTGTGGGACCTGGACGGCTGGTCCGCGCACGCCACCGCGCTGCTCGGGGCGTTCGAGGCCGCCGACCGCGCCCGCGACCGGTTCACCGTGGCCGCGGCGGCCGTCCGGCACCTGCTCGCCGACCCGGTCCTGCCCGCGGCCCTGCTGCCCCGCTCCTGGCCCGCGGCCGGGCTGCGGGCGGCCTACCACCGGTACCGGGCGGAGTTCGCCGACCTGACCCGCGTCACGCGGCACGGCTGA
- a CDS encoding acyl-CoA dehydrogenase family protein, protein MALTAPSRATHEVTNQPPPTAPYDASADAALLEGLRREGAGWAEDDVRRLGAHAGSPEAQRWAEEANAVEPVLRTHDRYGNRIDEVDFHPAWHHLVRVAVAEGNAGSAWADERPGAHVARYAGLLVWGHTEAGHACPVAMTYAAVPALRLQPDLAAGYEPLLTSRVYDPGLRVPTTKRGLLAGMGMTEKQGGSDVRTNTTTATPTGEDGVYALRGHKWFTSAPMCDLFLVLARAPGGLSCFLVPRVLPDGTRNPFLLQRLKDKLGNRSNASSEPEFDGTLAWLVGPEGRGVKTIVEMVDCTRLDCVSGSAALMRKALVEAGHHAAHRRAFGARLLDQPLMRNVLADLAVESEAATALTLRLAGAADRAVRGDDGERAFRRIATAVGKYWVTKRAPAFAAEALECLGGNGYVEDSGMPRLYREAPLNSIWEGSGNVNALDVLRVLDKDPAAARALTAELEAARGGDPRLDAAVARVGAALADRDGAEVRARRLVELMALALQGSLLVRHAPAAVADAFCGTRFGGGGYAFGTLPAGTDFGTILDRALPETR, encoded by the coding sequence ATGGCCCTCACCGCGCCGTCCCGCGCCACCCACGAGGTCACCAACCAGCCGCCGCCGACCGCGCCCTACGACGCGTCCGCCGACGCCGCCCTGCTCGAAGGGCTGCGGCGCGAGGGAGCCGGGTGGGCGGAGGACGACGTCCGGCGGCTCGGCGCGCACGCGGGCAGCCCCGAGGCCCAGCGGTGGGCGGAGGAGGCGAACGCGGTCGAACCCGTGCTGCGCACCCACGACCGGTACGGCAACCGGATCGACGAGGTCGACTTCCACCCCGCCTGGCACCACCTCGTGCGGGTCGCGGTGGCCGAGGGCAACGCGGGCTCGGCGTGGGCCGACGAGCGGCCCGGCGCGCACGTCGCCCGCTACGCCGGGCTCCTCGTCTGGGGGCACACCGAAGCCGGTCACGCCTGCCCGGTGGCCATGACGTACGCGGCGGTGCCCGCGCTGCGCCTCCAGCCCGACCTGGCCGCCGGGTACGAACCGCTGCTCACCAGCCGCGTCTACGACCCCGGCCTGCGCGTGCCGACGACCAAGCGCGGGCTGCTGGCCGGCATGGGCATGACCGAGAAGCAGGGCGGCTCGGACGTCCGCACCAACACGACGACCGCGACGCCGACCGGCGAGGACGGCGTGTACGCCCTGCGCGGGCACAAGTGGTTCACCTCCGCGCCGATGTGCGACCTGTTCCTCGTGCTGGCCAGGGCGCCCGGCGGGCTGTCGTGCTTCCTGGTGCCGCGCGTCCTGCCCGACGGCACCCGCAACCCGTTCCTCCTCCAGCGGCTGAAGGACAAGCTGGGCAACCGCTCCAACGCCTCGTCCGAACCGGAGTTCGACGGCACCCTGGCCTGGCTCGTCGGGCCGGAGGGCCGGGGCGTCAAGACCATCGTGGAGATGGTCGACTGCACCCGGTTGGACTGCGTGTCGGGCTCGGCGGCGTTGATGCGCAAGGCACTGGTCGAGGCGGGGCACCACGCGGCGCACCGCAGGGCGTTCGGCGCGCGGCTGCTCGACCAGCCGCTGATGCGCAACGTGCTGGCCGACCTGGCGGTGGAGTCCGAGGCGGCGACGGCGCTCACGCTGCGGCTGGCCGGCGCGGCGGACCGGGCGGTCCGGGGCGACGACGGCGAGCGCGCGTTCCGCCGGATCGCGACCGCCGTCGGCAAGTACTGGGTGACCAAGCGCGCGCCGGCGTTCGCGGCGGAAGCGCTGGAGTGCCTGGGCGGCAACGGGTACGTGGAGGACTCGGGGATGCCCCGGCTGTACCGGGAGGCGCCGCTGAACTCGATCTGGGAGGGCTCGGGCAACGTCAACGCGCTGGACGTGCTGCGGGTGCTGGACAAGGACCCGGCGGCGGCGCGGGCGCTGACGGCGGAACTGGAGGCGGCGCGCGGCGGCGACCCGCGCCTGGACGCGGCCGTCGCGCGGGTCGGCGCGGCGCTCGCCGACCGGGACGGCGCGGAGGTCCGCGCGCGCCGCCTCGTGGAGCTGATGGCGTTGGCGCTCCAGGGTTCGCTGCTCGTCCGGCACGCGCCGGCGGCCGTCGCGGACGCGTTCTGCGGGACCAGGTTCGGCGGTGGCGGCTACGCGTTCGGGACGCTGCCCGCCGGGACGGACTTCGGCACGATCCTCGACCGGGCCCTGCCCGAAACGCGCTGA
- a CDS encoding helix-turn-helix domain-containing protein, whose translation MRTGWDGRSGWSPDRSLSGAPGARRLRFGGGAAGIERMEAALTGAAFAPHRHDTYAVGVTLAGVQTFRYRGALRHCLPGEWHVLHPDELHDGAAGTEGGFGYRIIYLDPALVQDALGGRPLPFVADPVIGPARVGPAVAGWLAHIDEPLDEAEAAEVTAAVADLLARHSADGPARRAALDLEAVRRVRELLLDDVTGRHPVAEFERVSGLDRWAVARQFRAAFGTSPTRFRTMRRLDLARRQLRAGRPPGEVAVAVGFADQSHLTRMFKRAYGLTPAAWAAAVRGAAALPRPD comes from the coding sequence GTGCGGACGGGGTGGGACGGTCGGAGCGGGTGGTCGCCCGACCGGTCGCTGTCCGGCGCGCCGGGTGCTCGCCGGCTGCGGTTCGGCGGCGGCGCGGCCGGTATCGAGCGCATGGAGGCCGCGCTGACCGGCGCGGCGTTCGCGCCGCACCGGCACGACACCTACGCCGTCGGCGTCACGCTGGCCGGCGTGCAGACGTTCCGCTACCGGGGCGCCCTGCGGCACTGCCTGCCGGGGGAGTGGCACGTGCTGCACCCCGACGAGCTGCACGACGGCGCGGCGGGCACCGAGGGCGGGTTCGGCTACCGGATCATCTACCTGGACCCGGCGCTGGTCCAGGACGCGCTCGGCGGACGGCCGCTGCCGTTCGTCGCCGACCCGGTGATCGGGCCGGCGCGCGTGGGCCCGGCGGTGGCCGGTTGGCTCGCGCACATCGACGAGCCGCTGGACGAAGCCGAGGCCGCCGAGGTCACGGCGGCGGTGGCGGACCTGCTGGCCAGGCACTCGGCGGACGGCCCGGCGCGCCGCGCGGCCCTCGACCTGGAGGCGGTGCGGCGGGTGCGGGAGCTGCTGCTGGACGACGTCACCGGCAGGCACCCCGTGGCGGAGTTCGAGCGGGTGTCCGGCCTGGACCGGTGGGCGGTCGCGCGGCAGTTCCGGGCGGCGTTCGGCACGAGCCCGACCCGGTTCCGGACGATGCGGCGGCTGGACCTGGCGCGGCGGCAGCTGCGCGCGGGCCGACCGCCGGGCGAGGTGGCGGTGGCGGTGGGGTTCGCCGACCAGAGCCACCTCACGCGCATGTTCAAGCGCGCCTACGGGTTGACCCCGGCGGCCTGGGCCGCGGCCGTGCGCGGCGCGGCCGCCCTGCCGCGCCCGGACTGA
- a CDS encoding NAD(P)-dependent oxidoreductase has product MVDVGFIGLGVMGQPMAVNLARSGAPLVVWNRTAARCGPVAAAGARVAAGPAEVFEQAGVVLLMLADEQAVDAVLARGTAAFAERCRGRTVVQMGTVSATYSAALAAEVAAVGGGYVEAPVSGSRGPAEAGSLVAMVSGDDDGRVGPLLAPMCAEVVGCGPVPGALLMKFAVNLHLITLVTGLAEAYGFAEAHGLDPEVLTRVLDAGPMASAVSRAKAAKLLAGDFTVQAAALDVLKNNRLIAEAARAAGVASPLLDVCHALFAETVGLGHGGEDMAAVVRAIRARSRNGRDPVGSRPAGRSG; this is encoded by the coding sequence ATGGTCGACGTGGGGTTCATCGGGCTGGGCGTCATGGGGCAGCCGATGGCGGTCAACCTGGCGCGGTCCGGTGCGCCGCTGGTGGTCTGGAACCGCACGGCCGCCCGGTGCGGGCCCGTCGCCGCCGCCGGGGCGCGGGTCGCCGCCGGGCCGGCGGAGGTGTTCGAGCAGGCGGGCGTGGTGCTGCTGATGCTCGCCGACGAGCAGGCGGTCGACGCGGTCCTCGCCCGCGGCACGGCGGCTTTCGCCGAGCGCTGCCGCGGCCGGACCGTCGTGCAGATGGGCACCGTGTCGGCGACGTACTCCGCGGCGCTGGCCGCCGAGGTCGCGGCCGTCGGCGGCGGCTACGTGGAGGCGCCGGTCTCGGGGTCGCGCGGCCCGGCCGAGGCCGGTTCGCTCGTCGCGATGGTGTCCGGTGACGACGACGGCCGGGTCGGTCCGCTGCTCGCGCCGATGTGCGCGGAGGTGGTGGGCTGCGGACCGGTGCCCGGCGCGCTGCTGATGAAGTTCGCCGTCAACCTGCACCTGATCACGCTGGTCACGGGCCTGGCGGAGGCGTACGGGTTCGCCGAGGCGCACGGGCTGGACCCGGAGGTGCTGACGCGCGTGCTCGACGCCGGGCCGATGGCGTCCGCGGTGTCGCGGGCGAAGGCGGCGAAGCTGCTGGCGGGCGACTTCACCGTCCAGGCGGCGGCGCTCGACGTGCTGAAGAACAACCGCCTCATCGCCGAGGCGGCGCGCGCGGCCGGCGTCGCGTCGCCGCTGCTGGACGTGTGCCACGCGCTGTTCGCCGAGACCGTCGGGCTCGGGCACGGCGGTGAGGACATGGCGGCGGTGGTCCGGGCCATCCGGGCCAGGTCGCGGAACGGCCGCGACCCGGTCGGGTCGCGGCCGGCCGGTCGGTCCGGGTGA